The Coffea eugenioides isolate CCC68of unplaced genomic scaffold, Ceug_1.0 ScVebR1_3478;HRSCAF=4698, whole genome shotgun sequence genome contains the following window.
ATGTGAAAttcttgagttacttttggaagactttgtggtccaaactgggcactaggttattattctccaccactagtcatccacaaagcgatggacaaactgaagttgtcaatcgcacacttggcacTCTACTTCGGgccttgattaaaaagaatcttaagacTTGGGAAGAGTGCCTCCCTCATGTTGAATTCGCCTACAATCGAACTGTGCATAGTGCCACACAATACTCcccctttgagattgtttatggcttcaacCCCGTCACCCCCCTTGATTTGgtgcccttaccttcctctgagcacacaagcttagatgggaaaagaaagctgattctgtgcgcaggttacatgaggCCGTGCGAGCAAACATTGAGAAGCGTACGCAGCAATACACccagcaagccaacaagcaccgtcgcaagatgatttttgagcctggagattgggtttggctacacttgaggaaaGAGCGATTTCCCAAGCAACGCCAAAGCAAATTGTCCCCAAGAGGTGATGGACCATTTCGGGTActccaacgagtcaatgacaacgcatacaagttggagctacctggggagtacaatgttagtGCAACCTTCAACGTCGCGGACCTAAGCCCAtttcttgacgaggaggatccagatttgacggcaaatccttctcaagaggaggggactgatgtgtgcacgagtctcggcccacgcaatgacccagtccgagttccatcgggcccagtcacacgtgcacgggccaagctcttcaaagaatcactccaagccctggttcgagtcgtccaagaccaacatggagttcacaaagatattgagggcttagagagagacaatcaagccatttgcaccatgatccaagcccacgaggaCTCAAGTGGGCCTTCAAGAGGACCGGCCCTATAGGGCCTTAGCCTTAGTATTTGAtagattggattaatttgtcttcatagctcattgggccggcccatcttggacACCAAGATGACCGAACTCTTTGCCATTGTTTCCTTAGGTTTTCTTAGTCACTTTGGCCTATAAATagacttgctttgtaaggttttagggtagtcgttttatcaataaaattggtttaattCGTTCCTTCTTCCAAGAAGAGAGTTCGAGcactttaacttgctttggcaagggttattgagcaatcttgcgtcctgtcctcgATTGTTCATctgacctattcccctggagtattcaccttcatcggagtgtcgtctaccacctacatcaaatcgtgtcgtccgtttgattctaggtcccgcaatccaagcgttggacaaccttgctagatccttgggcaaacgtgctacgtgtctcgaaacaagttgatcgaggaacgtatcagtgaGGTACGTGTCTACAAACAGGTACGTATTCCTTTCTCTATTGGCAATTACATAGATGAGGTTGTGTGTGATGTTGTGCCTATGCATGCGACACATGTCATCATAGGgagaccttggcaatttgacaaatcCGTCACGTTTGATGAACGAGCAAATAAATAcactctcttgcacaatggaaAATGCCTGGGCCTCACACCACTCACACCTGTCCAAGTGTATGTGGACCAACTTAAGTTACAAAGAGAGTGTGAACAAGACCgccaaaagaggaaacaaaaggcggCCGATCCTGGCAAATGCTCCACTTCTACAAGTGAGCATTCGACCAAGGGTCAAGTGGGCACACCTGGTGATACGCATGATCATTCACCCATTAAACCAcccactaggaagcaaaacatgatcattaaggctaaggatgttAGAAAGGTTATAAATTCTAAtcagcctatacttctcatgatttgcaagcatgtgctcttagatgttgctgagctcAATAAGGCATTGTCTTCGAGCatggttgctcttttgcaggaattcgaggatgtattccctgatgaggtccctgatggtttaccacccattcgagggATTGAGCATCAAATAGACTGATTCCGGGAGCACCCCTACCCAACAAACCGGTTTACCGCATGGGTCCTGAGGAGACAAAagagcttcaaaggcaagttgatggcctcttaggtaagggttgggtaaaacAGAGTTTAAATCCTTGTGTTGTGCCTATGATACTTTCccccaaaaaggatggtacttggcgcatgtgcactgactgtagggctGTATCatcatcccattcctagacttgatgatatgcttgatgaactcgatggtgctATCATTTTCACCAAAATCGATTTAAGgtgtggctatcatcaaattaggatgaaagacggcgatgagtggaaaacggcgttcaaaaccaaacatgagtgtggaggactaccaCAAAGAAATTGAGATGACCATGATGAGGGCCAACATTCAAGAAGACAATGAGGCCACGATGGCTCggtttcttagaggtctcaatcctgaccttcaagaagccttggagctccaacattacttggacatgcacgaCCTTCTAGAACTCGCTATTAAGGCCGAGCGGGGGAAGAAACTAAGACGTGGAGTACGTACGTTCCAAACTTCTAACACCacttcatggaggggcaaccaaccacgaagGGCGACCCACAAAGTTGGAAATGCGGCAGCACCAACCTCTTCTAACCGAATCCAAGGTAACACCTCTAACCGCCATTCCTATTCTACCCCTAACAAGGTTtccgatgcatccaggtccacttcaaaggcaccgcatgagactcctaagactaggagtagggacatcaagtgcttcaagtgccaagggtttggacatattcaATCTCAGTGCccaaaccaacgggtcatgCTCATCACTCACAATGGCGAAATCGTGTCTGATGATGACGAATGTGAGGAGATGCCCGAACTGGTCGAAGACGACTGCCTAGAAGAGGAGTCAGCTGGGGAGGCTTGCTCGCCTACACGAGGAGAAGtaggttgcttggtggcacggcgagtgctaaccgcccgcgTTAAGGAGGACGAGCAGCTACAACGCGAAAACCTTTTCTACACCCGCTGTAAGATAGGCGACAAGGTGTGTAGTCTCATCATcgacggtgggagttgcacgaACGTGGCCAGTTTGCTCATGGTTGAGAGTCTAGGACTCCCCACTACCAGGCATCCAAATCcttaccgcctccaatggctaagtgaggatggTGAGGTACGAGTCTTCAAACAGGTACGCATTCCCTTTTCAATTGGTACTTACACTGATGAAATCGTGTGCAACGTAGTACCAATGCATGCTACGCATATCATTTTGGGAAGGccctggcaatttgacaaacacgtcacattcgatggaagagcaaataagtacacccttttgcacgatggcaaacgtaaggtccttacacctctcacacctgcacaagtttatgaggaccaactactattgcaaagggagtgtgaacAAGACCGTCAAAGGAGGAAACTAAAGGCAGTCGACCCTGGTAAAGGCTCCATGATACGAACCAACAGACACCattgcgaactattcgagttcccctaggacccgtaactcgagcacgagctaagaagatgagggaggaactccaaggacttgttcatgagatacaaggccaagaaattgtccccaaggtcattgagggacttgagcatgaaggaatgaaagccatccatgtagtgcacgtcaaagagaaccatgtgtgacccttctctagtcacatttgttgttttaattaagtcattgtaataagggcttaatggtccatagcattgcttatttacctaagcgatgacctcataaggttatttacctaagcgatgacctcataaggttgtttacctaagggatgacctcataaggtttggtcaagcccacaattcttagtcttatggaaatagtcaagcctacaattgttagtcttagtcaagaccacaactctagactagttccacatttagttgttcatctctatgtaaggctataaatagcccacacttccaatggatttaggcattcaatcaataaatcagattttgagagttttcttggtttctccaaggcttcttgaataccttagaatttctctaggtattcgtgacttatcaatctagaatcgcactaggttgtggcgtcttctaccattataccaaggttcgttaaccacgtgattaacgggttgaggtcatccgctccaaacttggtgtcctcttgtcgatcctgaatctaatcttttacgggtttcgtcacaaggttggcgacgttcgtatcagttggtaatcagagctagttaagaggtatcacgttatatccctttatttatttcctttcgagtcaagttgtccaaaattctgttttcatgttctaagtttgctatccgcaatttccagatttgttacttcgtgttcttgcgttatttttccagatttgttacgTCATAAACTTGTgtctagttgttgttaattgcTGTGGTTAGTCTTGTTTGGTCCAGCCTTTTCttttgtgtcttattcttgattctttgtttgagtcttgtttctatcctgttatatccattcaattccagtctttttgttctatttgatcattcgaggttactgttcatccgaaaaaaaaatcagtttgtAGCAAGGGTTTTAGAGTCCTATCTAGTTATtaccttgtgttcttgtttacatacaaaaaaaaaatatataaaaaaaaatatagctgGCTAACCTTACAAAAATTCCTggaaatctgtcttgatcaaaacttgggtttcttgaagttcctgattgtttaaaaccacaatcttgaagttcttggaactttagttgggattcttgaagccaaccaaaatctgtcttgatcaaatcgtgaaatcttggattgtttggggaggaaatcatcttcaattttgtgtttcttgaattctggaaattaacatcttgaattcttgaaagaatcttgaagtttctgggttttgggaaccaaatcttggtaaacaacaaggctgcaaaatttcagctgccaaaatccttgtcttcaccacaacaatcttctttcttgactaagaacattttagccacgaaatttgactcttcttggctgattagaaaacaaaaacaaaggaagaagaagaatattCAGCCTAGTCAAGTCAAATTTCCCAACctattcaagtcaaattttccaacctgttcaaagtcaaattttccacccttgttcccaaaaacaaccaaatcagttccAATCTTGAACTTGACCTTAGAATTTATGGGAACCAGCAAATAGGAAGACTAATCCTTGTTTCCAAAGGattaaggaagaaaagtcaGCCTTGGGTTTCCAAAACAGTCCTACCGCAACACAAATTCATCTTCCATTCGGATTCCATCTTTGCAACCATTGGGGAATTTCTGTCCAATCattaattctggaaatttttgtgCATCATTAGGTCAGTTTTAAGTGTCATTCTGAATCCTCTAAGTGTCCATTTACCTACCAAAACACTGACCAGAAATGCAGCAACcagcagctcaaaattccagttttgggtAGAGTTTTGTCTAGGATCCTTAAAATTCAACTCTGAGTCATTCATTGAGTCGTGGTCAGTCTCttcatcttttgttttttttcgtTCAAAGTGCTACAATCTTGTGACCCTGGTTGGTAAGTCGATCCACACTAGAAGGAGTTCTAACTTCTTCGAGGAGTTGACCGAGGAGCCTTGAAAATACCTTGGTGAGTTCATTAGAGTGTTCAAACACGAGAGCGAGAGTAAACACGTGAGGAAGTGTGCGAGATAAACTTTGCTTctttccattattattttttttaccctACCATGGCTAACGAGGGGGGAGCAAGCTCCCAAGCTTTTGATCTTAAACTTTTCACAGAAGCAATCAAAGGCGAATTGGGACGCATGATGGACCAAAAACTTGAACTAATGCATCAACGCATTGACAGCTTAGAGTTGTCTCATGGAAGCTCCAAAGGCAGCCGTGGAAAGGCTTATGCACATGAGTCTACCGACTCTAACTCAGACAACAACTATGAGCATAAGCAAAGTAGGTCCAAGCGTGAAGCTAGGCCTTCAAATGACCACATTCCGGGCATAAAGATGAAAATTCCGCCTTTCCAAGGACGATCAGACCCCGATGCCTACTTAGAGTGGGAGAAGCGGATTGAACTTGTCTTCGATTGCAATACTTACTCGGAGGAGCAAAAGGTCAAGTTGGCCGTGGTcgaattcaccgactacgccgTTGTGTGGTGGGATCAACTCTCTACTAGTCGAAGGAGGAGTCGTGAACCTACCATACAAACTTGGACGGAGCTAAGACGACTAATGAGGAAGCGTTTCGTACCAAGTCACTACTACCGTGACTTGTACCAaaagcttcaaaccctcaaCCAAGGAGCACGAAGTGTCGAGGACTAtcacaaggaaatggaaatactcATGCTACGGGCAGACATCATGGAGGATCGAGAAGCAACAATGGCACGCTTCTTGAACGGATTAAGGCCCGAAATTGCTGATCAAGTGGAGTTACACCACTATGTGGAACTTGGGGACTTGGTGGAGAAGGCCATCAAGATTGAAAGGAGGATTAAGAGGAAGGGTTCAACTCGGAGTTACTCCAACTTTTCACCCTCTTATCCCCGAACTACACCACCAAAGAAAGAGGATAAAGGGCCGAGTAATTCCATCCCTTCAAGACCGAGGCCGGATACGACTAAGTGGGAGTCTAAAGCAACACCAAAGACTGCCATTGAGTTGAGCTTGGGGCGAAATCGAGATACtagatgcttcaaatgccaaggccgAGGGCATATTGCTAGCCAATGCCCGAACCAACGCACTATGATCATCTTACCCAATGGTGAGTTTCtcactgatgatgaagatgagaaggaggagttgccatcccttgaggaagaagaggaagaagaggaagcatTGCCCATCGATGAACGAGTTGGACTCGTTGTCAGACGAGCCTTAGCAACCCAAGTGAAGGCCGCTGACCATGCACAAAGGGAGAACATTTTCTACACCCGTTGCTATATCAAAGGCAAGGTATGTAGTTTGATCATAGATGGAGGTAGTTGTGCTAATGTTGCTAGTGccttgatggtggagaaactagcACTACCCACTCTACGACATCCAACACCGTATCGTTTGCAATGGTTGAACGATAGCGGGGATGTTCGTGTGACCAAGCAAGTCCAAGTACCTTTCCGAATTGGAAAGTATGAGGACGTGGTGTTATGCGACGTGGTCCCTATGCAAGCATGTCACATACTATTGGGGAGACCATGGCAATTCGACAAGGGAGTTACATTCGATGGCATTACTAATAAATACTCTTTCAAGCAAGGCGAGAAGAGGATTGTGCTTGTGCCACTCACTCCTATTCAAGTTCGTGAAGATCAAGAAAGCTTGATCAAGGAAAGTGAGCTcgagaatgagaagaaaaaaatagaaaaagccgAGAGCTCAACAGAAAATGATAAGGCcaagaaaattgagaggaaaaaaacaTATGGTGAGCCggccaaaattgaaaagagagagaaaaggcaaaATCTATTGATAAAAGCCAATGCAGTaagaaaagttttgagtgttaataCACCCATCTTTGTACTTTTGTGCAAAGAGGTGTTAGTTGTTACAAGTGATCTTACTAACACTCTACCATCTAGTATTGTCTCTCTTTTGCAGGATTATGAGGATGTCTTTCCCGATGAGATTCCAAATGGACTACCACCAATAAGGggaattgagcatcaaattgacTTGGTTCCAGGTGCCCCACTTCCTAACAGACCAGCCTACAAAATGGGTCCAGATGAGACAAAGGAGCTCCAACGCCAAATCGAAGAGCTTCTAACAAAGGGATGGGCACGAGAAAGCTTGAGCCCATGTGCGGTTCCCGTCATCTTGGTGCctaaaaaggatggaagttggcgaatgtgcactgactgtagggccgttaatgcaataacggtaaaatatcgtcaccctattcctagacttgatgatatgttagatgagctatatggtgctgtgattttcactaaaattgatctaaaaagcggttatcatcaaattaggatgaaagagggggatgaatggaaaacggcctttaaaaccaaacatggcttgtacgagtggttagttatgccatttggactaactaatgcacctagtacgttcatgagattgatgaaccatgtacttcgtccattccttggaaaatttgtagttgtatattttgacgaTATCCTGATTTATAGTAGGAGCTTAGATGAGCATGTTGAACATGTGAAGCTTGTTCTTGATGTACTTCGAAGGGAAAAGCTctatgctaaccttaagaagtgctccTTTTGTACTGATCAACTTGTCTTCCTAGGCTTTGTTGTGAGTAAACAGGGAATCAAAGTGGACGAGGAGAAGGttaaagcaattcgagaatggCCTACTCCAAGCACGGTGGGTGAGGTACGTAGCTTCCATGGTCTTGCTAGTTTTTATAGACgatttgttaaaaattttagTACCATTGCTGCACCTCTAACTGctgtaattaagaaaaatgagccatttGTGTGGAGAGATGCTCAAGTACGTGCTTTCCAAATGCTTAAACAtcaactcacacatgcaccactACTTGCATTACCATGCTTTGACAAGATGTTTGAAATAGAGTGTGATGCATCTGGGGTGGGTATTGGAGCTGTCCTAATGCAAGAGGGCAAACCAATTGCATACTTTAGTGAAAAACTCAATGGGGCAGTTTTGAACTATTCCACTTATGATAAGGAGTTGTACTCCTTAATCCGTGCTTTAGAAACTTGGCAACATTACTTGAGACCAAGGGAATTTGTCATACACACTGACCATGAGTCGCTTAAGCACATTAAGTCACAATACAAGTTGAATAAGCGTCATGTTaggtggattgcatttattgaaaccttcccttatgtgattaagtacaaagtggggaaaactaatgttgttgctgatgcattatcacgtCGGTACTCTTTGCTTACTCAACTTGATGCAAGGTTGTTAGGATTTGAATTAGTTAAAGAGTTATACACCAATGACCCAGATTTCTCAGGTATTTATGACTCTTGTGGTTCAGCAACTCAAGGTAAATTCTACAtccttgatggatttcttttctACCTCAATCGACTATGTATACCTAACTGCTCTATTCGCTCTTTACTTGTTAGGGAAGCACACGGAGGTGGCttgatgggacactttggcGTGGCTAAAACCTTAGCTATCCTTCAAGAGCACTTCCATTGGCCAAGGATGAAACGAGATGTGGAGCGAATGGTGGCTAAATGCATTACttgccacaaagctaagtctaaACTTCAACCCTATGGCCTTTATAGTCCTTTACCTGTACCTAAGGAACCTTGGACCGACATTtccatggattttgttttagggttgcctaggtcaaagaggggaaatgatagcatctttgttattgttgacagattttcaaaaatggcacattttataccatgtcacaaaacagatgatgcatcgcacattgctgatttatttttcaaagaaatcattagattgcatggcatgcctaggacaattgtctctgatagggatgtcaaatttttgagttacttttggaaaactttgtggggaaaattgggtaccaaattgctattttctactactagtcacccacaaactgatggccaaactgaggttGTCAATCGTACACTATCTACACTCTTGCGTgccatcattagaaaaaacattagaacctgggaagagtgtttaccccatgttgagtttgcatacaatcgtacggtgcatagttctactcatttttcaccatttgaaatagtctatggttttaaccctttAACACCACTAGACTTATCACCTTTACCTTCTTCTGAGCACATTAACATGGATGGTGCTAAACGAGCAgattttgtcaagaaattacACCAGCAGGTACGCCTAAACATTGAGCGAAGGATGGACCAAGTTGCTCAACGGGTTAACAAGGGACGCCAACGCGTTGTGTTTGAACCTGGTGACTGGGTGTGGTTACATCTACGCAAGGAAAGGTTCCCAGTCCAAAGGCGCAATAAATTACTTCCCCGAGGAGATGGGCCGTTCCAAGTCATcaagcgcatcaatgacaatgcttacaaactggacctacccggtgagtacaatgtgagcgctacattcaatgtctctgatctatctccttttcttgcagacgatgaagctgatttgaggacaaatccttttgaagaggagggggatgatacgaaccaagagacaccattgcgaactattcgagttcccctaggacccgtaactcgagcacgagctaagaagatgagggaggaactccaaggacttgttcatgagatacaaggccaagaaattgtccccaaggtcattgagggacttgagcatgaaggaatgaaagccatccatgtagtgcacgtcaaagagaaccatgtgtgacccttctctagtcacat
Protein-coding sequences here:
- the LOC113757952 gene encoding uncharacterized protein LOC113757952: MANEGGASSQAFDLKLFTEAIKGELGRMMDQKLELMHQRIDSLELSHGSSKGSRGKAYAHESTDSNSDNNYEHKQSRSKREARPSNDHIPGIKMKIPPFHTYSEEQKVKLAVVEFTDYAVVWWDQLSTSRRRSREPTIQTWTELRRLMRKRFVPSHYYRDLYQKLQTLNQGARSVEDYHKEMEILMLRADIMEDREATMARFLNGLRPEIADQVELHHYVELGDLVEKAIKIERRIKRKGSTRSYSNFSPSYPRTTPPKKEDKGPSNSIPSRPRPDTTKWESKATPKTAIELSLGRNRDTRCFKCQGRGHIASQCPNQRTMIILPNGEFLTDDEDEKEELPSLEEEEEEEEALPIDERVGLVVRRALATQVKAADHAQRENIFYTRCYIKGKVCSLIIDGGSCANVASALMVEKLALPTLRHPTPYRLQWLNDSGDVRVTKQVQVPFRIGKYEDVVLCDVVPMQACHILLGRPWQFDKGDYEDVFPDEIPNGLPPIRGIEHQIDLVPGAPLPNRPAYKMGPDETKELQRQIEELLTKGWARESLSPCAVPVILVPKKDGSWRMCTDCFVVSKQGIKVDEEKVKAIREWPTPSTVGEVRSFHGLASFYRRFVKNFSTIAAPLTAVIKKNEPFVWRDAQVRAFQMLKHQLTHAPLLALPCFDKMFEIECDASGVGIGAVLMQEGKPIAYFSEKLNGAVLNYSTYDKELYSLIRALETWQHYLRPREFVIHTDHESLKHIKSQYKLNKRHVRWIAFIETFPYVIKYKVGKTNVVADALSRKFYILDGFLFYLNRLCIPNCSIRSLLVREAHGGGLMGHFGVAKTLAILQEHFHWPRMKRDVERMVAKCITCHKAKSKLQPYGLYSPLPVPKEPWTDISMDFVLGLPRSKRGNDSIFVIVDRFSKMAHFIPCHKTDDASHIADLFFKEIIRLHGMPRTIVSDRDVKFLSYFWKTLWGKLGTKLLFSTTSHPQTDGQTEVVNRTLSTLLRAIIRKNIRTWEECLPHVEFAYNRTVHSSTHFSPFEIVYGFNPLTPLDLSPLPWVWLHLRKERFPVQRRNKLLPRGDGPFQVIKRINDNAYKLDLPDDEADLRTNPFEEEGDDTNQETPLRTIRVPLGPVTRARAKKMREELQGLVHEI